A region of the Pseudonocardia cypriaca genome:
CGCTGGAAGGCGAAGAACACGACGAGCGGCACGATCATCGAGACGAACGCACCGCTCGCCAGCACGTCGACGTTGTTGCCGAACTGCCGCAGCTGGCTCCGCAACGCCACCGTGATGGGGGCGGAGCCCTCGTCGGCGAACACGAGCGCGACGAGCAGGTCGTTCCACACCCAGAGGAACTGGAACGTCGCGAGCGCCGCGACGGCGGGCCGCGAGATCGGCAGCACCAGCCGCCAGAAGATCCGCAGCTCCCGCCCGCCGTCCAGCCGCGCGGCCTCGAGCAGGTCGCGCGGCATCCCGACGAACGAGTTGCGCAGCAGGAACACGGCGAACGGCATCCCGAACGCGACGTGGAACGCCACCACACCGGGGATCGAGCCGTACAGGCCGATCCCACCGAGCAGCTTGGCCACCGGGACGAGCGCCACCTGGACCGGCACGACCAGCAGCGCGACCACACCGAGCGTCACGAGGTCCCGCCCGGGGAACTCGATCCAGGCCAGCGCGTACGCCGCGAACGCGCCGATGACCACCACCAGAACGGTGGACGGCACGGCGATCAGCACGGTGTTCCACAGCGAGCCGAGCACGGCGCGGTCGGCCATGAGATCGGCGTAGTTGGCGAGCGTGAGCTGCGCGGGCGCGGTGAGGACGGTCCACCAGCCGCTGCGCGCGTTGCTCGCCTCCGGCCGCAGCGACGCGACGAGCAGGCCGACCACCGGGAACATCCAGACGAGCGCGACGGCGACCAGCGCGACCCGGACCACCGGACCACCCAGGCGGGCGACCACGCGCCGGATCACGACCGGTCCCCCCGGAACCGCCTGATGTTGAACACCATCGCCGGCAGCACGAGCAGGAACAGCAGCACGGCGAGCGCGCTGCCCAGCCCCTGGTCACCGCCGCCGGCCCCGAACGACACCTGCCACACCTGCAGGGCGAGCACGTTCGCCTCCTCCTGCACCGAGCCCGGCGCGATGACGAACACCAGGTCGAACACCTTCAGCACGTTGATCACCAGCGTGACGAACACGACGAGCAGCACCGGCGAGAGCAGCGGGACCGTCACCCGCCGGAACACCTGCCACTCGGTGGCGCCGTCCACCCGCGCCGCTTCGAGGGCGTCGCGCGGGATGCTCGCGAGCCCGGCCACGATCAGCGTCATCGCGAACCCTGACATGATCCACAGCCATGCGGTGATCACGACGGGGGTGACCAGGACGGGGCCGAGCCAGGTCAGCCCCCGGAACGGCTCGGCGAAGTTGGCCGCGGCCAGGCGGACCGCGTAGGGCCCGCCCACGAGGTCGGGCACGGTGAACCGGCCGTCGTCACCGGTGGTCGTGGTGGCGACGACCCGATCCCCCTCCAGCACCTCGACCGCGATTCCGGGCACCCCGCGTTCCCCCGCGTCCACCTCGGCGGTGCGGTCCGGGATGCCGCCGACGTCCAGCCAGACCAGGCCACGCAGCCCGGCGCCCGGTTCGGGCAGCACCGCGGGGGCGGCCCGCCCGGGCAGGTCCACGGGGTCGAAGCCGGTGACCGGCAGGCCGACCGC
Encoded here:
- a CDS encoding carbohydrate ABC transporter permease, producing the protein MIRRVVARLGGPVVRVALVAVALVWMFPVVGLLVASLRPEASNARSGWWTVLTAPAQLTLANYADLMADRAVLGSLWNTVLIAVPSTVLVVVIGAFAAYALAWIEFPGRDLVTLGVVALLVVPVQVALVPVAKLLGGIGLYGSIPGVVAFHVAFGMPFAVFLLRNSFVGMPRDLLEAARLDGGRELRIFWRLVLPISRPAVAALATFQFLWVWNDLLVALVFADEGSAPITVALRSQLRQFGNNVDVLASGAFVSMIVPLVVFFAFQRAFVQGVLAGSTK
- a CDS encoding ABC transporter permease subunit, producing the protein MTAEPTGPLSGGSPRIAALFLTPALLLVVVFLVYPTAYSLVRSLFDARGTEFVGAENYVTAFTDDRTLVALRNSVIWVLVAPTLVTTIGLVLAVLTERIRWATAFRLVMFMPLAISLVASGIIFRLVYEEDPDRGVVNAAMVSVHDVFSPASPYPGVRPREGGGLVAGPDGALVTADPVDARGAVGLPVTGFDPVDLPGRAAPAVLPEPGAGLRGLVWLDVGGIPDRTAEVDAGERGVPGIAVEVLEGDRVVATTTTGDDGRFTVPDLVGGPYAVRLAAANFAEPFRGLTWLGPVLVTPVVITAWLWIMSGFAMTLIVAGLASIPRDALEAARVDGATEWQVFRRVTVPLLSPVLLVVFVTLVINVLKVFDLVFVIAPGSVQEEANVLALQVWQVSFGAGGGDQGLGSALAVLLFLLVLPAMVFNIRRFRGDRS